One Stratiformator vulcanicus genomic window, CAGATCGTGCATACTCACAGCGGCAAGGCGGGAGTTTTAGGACGCGCGGCCGCGGCGAAGCTCGGCATCCCGGTCGTGCATACGGTACATGGTCCTTCGTTTTTCCGAGGGCAATCGGCGCTGCCTTACATGACATATCGTGCGGCCGAACTTTGGGCGGCTCGGCGAACGGATCGGTTCATCACCGTCTGCGATGCGATGGCCGATCAGTACGCCGACGCCGGTGTCGCGCCGCGGGAGAAGTTCGTCACCATTTACAGCGGGATGGACGTCGAACCGTTCTTGCAGCCGCCGCGGTCGCCGCGCGAAGTCCGCTCAAAATTCGGCTTCACGTCGACCGACATCGTCGTGGGCAAGATCGCGCGGTTGTTTCACAAAAAAGGACACGAGTTCGTTTTGCGCTGCGCCGCGGATGTCGTCCGCCAGAACTCCCGAGTGAAGTTTCTATTCGTCGGCGACGGAATTTTGAGAGAGTCATTGGAGCAACAAATTGCCGACGCGGGCCTGACCGATCATTTTCGCTTCACGGGTTTAGTGCCGCCCGACCGGGTTCCCGAGTTGATTCACGCGATGGACATCGTGGTGCATACGTCGCTGCGGGAAGGCCTCGCCCGCGTGCTGCCGCAGGGTTTGATCGCCGGTAAGCCCGTGGTCAGTTATGACATCGATGGGGCGCGGGAAGTTTGCATCACGGGTGAGACCGGTTGTCTGCTTCCGCCGGAGTCGATTTCCGAGTTGACTGCCGCTCTGACCGAGCTTGCCGGGGATGCTCGGCTTAGGGAAAAACTGGGCTCGGCCGGTCGTGAACGATTCACCGAACAGTTTCGTCACCAGACGATGACCCGGCGAATTCGAGAGGTCTATGCGGATGTGATGTCCCAGCGGAACGCGGGTAGGCTTTCGAGTGGTCGGACCGCCTCGTAAACTAGCGAGCCGTCTTGTTATCAGAGGGGTTCGGCTAAGGAAGGCCGGGTGGACTCATGAAAAACGAACGATCGAAACGTCCCGAGTATCTGAAAGCCGGACTGGAACGGCTCGTGGACCGTATGTCGGTCACGCCCGACGTCTTTGATCCTGGGCTTGAAAGCATCATCTCTGCCGAGACCCGGATCTCTGAAGTCGAAGAGCTGTATCTGTACCACGGGTATCCGATTGCCGATTTGGCCCGTGAGTCTTCGTTTCTGGAGACCGCCTACCTGTTGATCGCGGGGGAGCTGCCGAGCCTCGACTTCCTGGCTGACTTTCAGACGTGGCTGTTCGGTGACGTTGCCGCTGGACCGATCGTCGATGCCCTGCTGCACTCGGCGAATTCGAGCACGCGTTCGGATTCGTTTCTCGGCAACCTCATTGCGTCAGCGGGTGCGGTCCTCGAATTCGACAGTCAGGTCGCCGACGATGCGTTCATGGGAGAGTTCGCCCGTCTGATGGCGCTGAGCACGCTTGGCCTCTCGACGATTTACACGCCCCAGGCATCGGTCGACTTCAGCGAATCTGGCAGCGATGCCGTCGGTGATGGCCTCGACAGTGATTTCAGTTTTGCGGGCAATTTGTTGCTGCGTTTGACTTCCAAGCGACCGACCGACGAGCAGGAGCGGGCATTTGATGCTGCGCTGAGCGTGCTCGCCGATCAGGGAATCGATGCCTCGACGTTCGCCGCCCGCGCGGTCATCAGCGGCGGTGGAGATTTTTGCGGGGCGTTGGCGGCGGCCGCCGCGACCTGCAGCGGATCGGTTCATGCGGGACCGCGATTTGATATCGTCGCGCCGTTGTTTGAGCTCAGCTCGGTCGACGAGGTCAGCACTTTCCTCGACGGTCGCGCTTCAGATTTTCGACCGATCGACGGTTTCGACAGCCGCTCGATGTCGACCGACGATTCGCGGCTCGAACTGCTCCGCGAAATGTGCGACGTGATGGCTTCGGAAACCGGGCGACGCGACTTCGAGCGGATCGCCCGCTGTTTCGAAGAAGCGGTTCGTGGTCAGTTCGGACTTCAGCCGACGATCTATTGGCACCTGTCGCGGTTGTTCGAGTATTTGGGCATTCCGCAAAACGCCTATCGCGCTGTGACGATCGTCGCCCGATTGCCCGGTTGGGCGGCCCACGCATGCGAGCAACGCACGCACAATCAACTGATCCGTCCGCGCGGTCGCTATGTCGGACCGGAGCGGCGAAAACTGCCCGACTTCAGCACACGCGGCTGAACTCAATGATCGGTCGCCGCGTCGGGGTGAGAGTAATGGGACGGAATCGGGGCTCGAGCACAACAGAAATTCATAACGAACTGGAAAAGGAGACTTGATGGACGCCGACGAAATTTTGCTCGACGCCGAAGAACGGATGAGCAAGGCCGCGGACCTTTATCACGATCAACTTCAGGGAATGCGGACGGGACGGGCCACGCCTGCCTTGGTTGAGAGCGTCCGGGTCGAAATGTACGGCTCCATGATGCCGCTCAAGCAGTGCGCCACGATCAGCGTTCCCGAGCCGCAGCAGATCGTCGTGCGTCCTTACGACGCAACACAGATCGGCGCGATCTCCAAAGCGATCCAGGCCAGCGATGTCGGCCTCGCCCCCAACTCCGACGGCCGGCTGATCCGCCTGAACGTGCCGCCGCTGTCGACCGAACGCCGCAAGCAAATCGTCTCCCGTGTGAAAGAACTGGCCGAAGAGGCGCGAGTGTCGATTCGCAACATTCGGCGCGATGCCAATAAGCACGCCGATACCGCTGAGAAGGAAAAGACGTTCGGCGAAGACGATCGCGATTCCGTGAAAGACCAAGTCCAGGAATTCACCAAGAAGTACGAAGGCAAAGTCAACGACCTCGCTTCTCACAAAGAGACCGAAGTCATGAACGAGTAGCGTTTAGGGAAGCAGTCATGCACTGACGAGTCCGAGAGGACGCGTTCCGGGGGCGGCGAAAGCGCCGTCCCCGCCCGCCCCACGTTAAAATCTAATTTCGAGTGGCACGGACAACGTCCGTGCGGCTCAGCCGCCAGAGCAATCAGCTACCGACTCCATACGACATTCGATGCCAATTTTTCGGGGAAATCTTCGCCCAAGTACTCTTGTCGCTGCGCGACCCGGACGTTGTCCGGGCCACTCCCGAATGATATTTGCCGACTCCATTGGTTGCTGCACTTCACAGAATTAAGCGGGGCGATAGCCTCAAGCACACTGCGATGTGCTGATAACATCTCGTTCCACAGAATGAATTTTTGATCGGCTCATGTCATACCGTACCGTCAAGCGGTTGCTCGGTGAGACGAGCCTCGAACGGAAGTGCCGTTTCCTGTTCGGGACGGGGCTGCTCCTATTGATTGCGGGCAGCTTTTCGTTCTACGCCTGGTTGAATGTGCGGGTCGTGTATGAGCAGAACCGCAACGTCGCGCGGGCGCTCATCAAACCGATTTTGTGGCACAAGCACCGTGGTGACCCCGACCCGGAATTCAGCTTTACCGGTTCTTCCACCGACGCCCCGGTCATCGACAGTTGGCAGGTCTACAATGCCGCGGCGAACGCGCCTGCGGCCGATCGACCCGGCGACCCGATCAGTTCCCGCGCGTTGCTTTCGCTTCGAGCCGGCGCTGATGAGTTCGTCTCCACTTCGGACGAACAGTATCGCTACTTCGCCCCGTTGATTGCCGGAGACGATTGCTTTCGCAGTTGCCACATCGGCGAGTCGACTTACGAGAACTATCACGCCGCAACGCCGCGGGGCGGGCTGATCGGGATGGTCAAGATTTCGCTGCCGCTCGCCGAAACCAAGCGGGCTCTCGTGCAGAACAACGCTTTTCTTGTCACGACGGCAATCGTGACCGCTTTTCTGGCGATGCTCTCGGCTTACGCGATCGTGCGGTACGTGATTGTGAAACCGGTGCTGCACCTAAAAGACGTTGCCGATGAGATCGCCCGAGGCACGATCGACCTGCGGGCCGATATTCGGACGGGCGATGAGTTCGAAGAACTCTCTCACGCGTTCAACCGCATGCTCCGGCACCTGATCACGATGCAGGACGAGTTGCGAGATTTGAACGTCGACCTCGACGGAAAGGTCGACGAACTCGCGCGGGTCAACCTGCGACTGTACGAGACGAATCGTCTCAAAGATGAATTCCTCGCGACGATGAGCCACGAACTGCGGACGCCGCTCAACAGCATCTTGGGCTTCAGTGACGTGCTCTCCGGTGCAGAGAATCTGAACGATAAGCAGAAGCGATTCGTCGGCAACATTCGCAAGTCGGGCGGCGATTTGATGGTGCTGATCAACGACATCCTCGACCTCGCCAAAATCGAAAGCGGAAAACTGACCGTCGAAGAGACAGAATTCTCGCTCAGCGAGGTCGTTGAAACGCAGGTCGACCAGCTCTTGCCGCTTGCCGACCGCAAGAACATTCAAGTTAAGATCGACGTCTCCCCGGACATCCCCGCACTGTGGCAGGACGCGGGCAAGCTCCAACAAATCTTGAACAACCTGCTTTCGAACGCGATCAAATTCACGCCGGAAGGAGGGCAGGTTCGCGTCTACGGACGACTTGCCGATCGTGAGAAGCACTTCGATCTGATCGTCGAAGACACCGGCATCGGCATTCCGCTCGAAGATCAAAGCGTGATCTTTGAGAAGTTTCGACAGGGACGCTCCGGTCCGGGTCAGTCGGACGCCATGACCCGTGAACACGGCGGCACGGGGCTGGGGCTTTCCATTGTGCGCGAGCTTTCGAAATTGCTCGGCGGAGATATTTCTCTCGAAAGCGAATTCGGCAAAGGCAGCACATTTACGATCCGGCTGCCGATTCGGATGCCCGATCGGTCGAACATGCCGAGTCGCCCCAACGCCAATCGCGGCG contains:
- a CDS encoding glycosyltransferase family 4 protein; this translates as MRTAHVITRMIIGGAQENTLLTVEGQHRDYGDEVALVTGPTIGPEGSLIDRARRGGFPVIEVPNLIRAVSPIDEWKALRQLTEALCEYAPQIVHTHSGKAGVLGRAAAAKLGIPVVHTVHGPSFFRGQSALPYMTYRAAELWAARRTDRFITVCDAMADQYADAGVAPREKFVTIYSGMDVEPFLQPPRSPREVRSKFGFTSTDIVVGKIARLFHKKGHEFVLRCAADVVRQNSRVKFLFVGDGILRESLEQQIADAGLTDHFRFTGLVPPDRVPELIHAMDIVVHTSLREGLARVLPQGLIAGKPVVSYDIDGAREVCITGETGCLLPPESISELTAALTELAGDARLREKLGSAGRERFTEQFRHQTMTRRIREVYADVMSQRNAGRLSSGRTAS
- a CDS encoding citrate/2-methylcitrate synthase, which encodes MKNERSKRPEYLKAGLERLVDRMSVTPDVFDPGLESIISAETRISEVEELYLYHGYPIADLARESSFLETAYLLIAGELPSLDFLADFQTWLFGDVAAGPIVDALLHSANSSTRSDSFLGNLIASAGAVLEFDSQVADDAFMGEFARLMALSTLGLSTIYTPQASVDFSESGSDAVGDGLDSDFSFAGNLLLRLTSKRPTDEQERAFDAALSVLADQGIDASTFAARAVISGGGDFCGALAAAAATCSGSVHAGPRFDIVAPLFELSSVDEVSTFLDGRASDFRPIDGFDSRSMSTDDSRLELLREMCDVMASETGRRDFERIARCFEEAVRGQFGLQPTIYWHLSRLFEYLGIPQNAYRAVTIVARLPGWAAHACEQRTHNQLIRPRGRYVGPERRKLPDFSTRG
- the frr gene encoding ribosome recycling factor, with translation MDADEILLDAEERMSKAADLYHDQLQGMRTGRATPALVESVRVEMYGSMMPLKQCATISVPEPQQIVVRPYDATQIGAISKAIQASDVGLAPNSDGRLIRLNVPPLSTERRKQIVSRVKELAEEARVSIRNIRRDANKHADTAEKEKTFGEDDRDSVKDQVQEFTKKYEGKVNDLASHKETEVMNE
- a CDS encoding sensor histidine kinase, with protein sequence MSYRTVKRLLGETSLERKCRFLFGTGLLLLIAGSFSFYAWLNVRVVYEQNRNVARALIKPILWHKHRGDPDPEFSFTGSSTDAPVIDSWQVYNAAANAPAADRPGDPISSRALLSLRAGADEFVSTSDEQYRYFAPLIAGDDCFRSCHIGESTYENYHAATPRGGLIGMVKISLPLAETKRALVQNNAFLVTTAIVTAFLAMLSAYAIVRYVIVKPVLHLKDVADEIARGTIDLRADIRTGDEFEELSHAFNRMLRHLITMQDELRDLNVDLDGKVDELARVNLRLYETNRLKDEFLATMSHELRTPLNSILGFSDVLSGAENLNDKQKRFVGNIRKSGGDLMVLINDILDLAKIESGKLTVEETEFSLSEVVETQVDQLLPLADRKNIQVKIDVSPDIPALWQDAGKLQQILNNLLSNAIKFTPEGGQVRVYGRLADREKHFDLIVEDTGIGIPLEDQSVIFEKFRQGRSGPGQSDAMTREHGGTGLGLSIVRELSKLLGGDISLESEFGKGSTFTIRLPIRMPDRSNMPSRPNANRGVAVGPVS